A single window of Xylocopa sonorina isolate GNS202 chromosome 5, iyXylSono1_principal, whole genome shotgun sequence DNA harbors:
- the LOC143423644 gene encoding uncharacterized protein LOC143423644 translates to MFFHPQRLVCYRSSTMKKAWSISSQKLIINPASLEEGLARKEEEPCEKAATNPSNSWKPSSRGLKLILIVNLLVCVTCTYYIITQAYLTKSEEIKLTNMLGELRSEISNVINEIDSIIEEEPAKTEDALKRSALQTTPREEILERRNNVKNNKIDLPVDIISSVTEKFVSENGLSTIEEHESEVTIGNEDETTTFTPDASDSQEKRLYEDMELISGLEPPLAQHFMIQWPVESPKIRETETSIEVMKTDDDNIEHYGLFWLLLQNAASHVPSVANCTTDKQTRDSDGSSTERGDESLEDERQDRTTPEQSVDDHVDDKNETDDTVNIQEENATTETTTAFHEDWVLNSDEDLSSFADAAYIALVLRNYRSQFDPIPFVPASGEFGMSDYSSIFDDWAYPSDYALRDQHKRSADNPPPTTNGNDGRKLPPGVVVVPLTKDKGYRRPGF, encoded by the exons ATGTTCTTTCATCCTCAACGATTAGTCTGTTACCGATCATCCACCATGAAGAAAGCCTGGAGCATCAGTTCGC AAAAGCTAATAATTAATCCGGCTTCCTTGGAGGAAGGATTAGCTCGCAAAGAGGAAGAACCATGCGAGAAGGCTGCAACAAATCCAAGCAACAGTTGGAAACCATCGTCACGAGGGTTAAAGCTGATTCTGATCGTGAATCTGCTAGTGTGCGTGACATGCACTTACTACATCATAACGCAGGCTTATCTTACTAAATCGGAAGAAATCAAGTTGACGAACATGCTCGGAGAATTGAGATCAGAAATTTCGAACGTGATCAACGAGATTGATAGTATAATCGAGGAAGAGCCCGCGAAAACGGAAGATGCTCTGAAAAGGAGCGCGCTTCAGACGACCCCGCGGGAAGAAATTTTAGAGCGCCGCAACAATGTCAAGAATAATAAGATCGATTTACCAGTAGATATAATTAGTAGCGTAACGGAAAAGTTTGTAAGTGAAAACGGTTTGTCGACGATCGAAGAGCACGAATCCGAAGTGACGATAGGTAACGAGGACGAAACCACGACGTTCACACCAGACGCATCGGACTCGCAGGAAAAACGATTATACGAAGATATGGAACTAATAAGTGGTCTCGAGCCACCGTTGGCGCAACATTTCATGATACAGTGGCCAGTTGAATCACCAAAAATTCGCGAAACTGAAACGAGTATCGAGGTGATGAAAACGGACGATGATAACATTGAACATTACGGTCTGTTTTGGTTGCTGTTACAAAATGCTGCGAGCCATGTACCAAGTGTGGCCAACTGTACCACCGATAAACAGACTAGGGATTCGGATGGTTCTTCTACTGAACGGGGTGACGAAAGTCTTGAAGATGAGAGGCAGGATCGTACCACACCGGAACAATCTGTGGACGATCATGTGGACGACAAGAACGAGACTGACGACACCGTTAATATCCAAGAGGAAAATGCGACGACAGAGACTACTACTGCATTCCACGAAGACTGGGTGCTGAACAGCGACGAGGATCTTTCGTCATTTGCGGATGCCGCTTACATTGCGTTGGTTTTGCGAAACTATCGCTCGCAATTCGACCCAATTCCATTTGTTCCGGCGTCCGGTGAATTCGGAATGTCCGATTATTCGTCTATTTTTGACGACTGGGCGTATCCGAGCGACTACGCGCTTCG GGATCAACATAAACGAAGCGCTGACAATCCACCACCCACGACAAATGGGAATGATGGAAGAAAACTACCCCCAGGAGTAGTGGTAGTGCCATTAACTAAGGACAAAGGCTACCGTAGACCTGGGTTTTAG